The Shewanella zhangzhouensis genome has a window encoding:
- a CDS encoding phosphoglycolate phosphatase, with product MVNRIRAIAFDLDGTLVDSVPDLAAATNDTLRELNLPQCTEADVRTWVGNGARVLMARALTHALGRDVTGSMLDDAMPLFMRHYERHLECHSRLYDGVIETLNELSAMGIRMAIVTNKPHRFTLPLLRAFGIDGHFELVLGGDSLERMKPDPLPLTHILDSWKLGRDELLMVGDSRNDILAAKAAGIASFGLTYGYNYGEDIGLSGPDAVCNTFADILTRLTATH from the coding sequence CTGGTGAATCGTATCCGTGCCATCGCCTTTGATTTGGATGGCACCTTGGTTGACAGCGTGCCGGATCTCGCCGCGGCCACCAATGACACCCTCCGCGAGCTGAATTTACCACAGTGCACCGAAGCCGATGTGCGGACCTGGGTGGGTAACGGTGCCAGAGTCCTGATGGCCCGAGCCCTGACCCATGCGCTCGGACGTGATGTGACAGGCTCCATGCTGGACGATGCCATGCCGCTCTTTATGCGTCATTACGAGCGTCATCTGGAGTGTCACAGCCGTCTTTATGACGGGGTTATCGAAACGCTCAACGAGCTTTCTGCCATGGGGATCCGCATGGCTATCGTGACCAACAAACCCCACAGGTTTACCCTGCCATTGCTCAGGGCGTTCGGCATTGATGGCCATTTTGAGCTGGTGCTTGGTGGTGATTCGCTGGAACGAATGAAACCCGATCCCCTGCCGTTGACCCACATTTTGGACAGCTGGAAGCTCGGCCGTGACGAACTCTTGATGGTGGGCGACAGCCGCAACGACATACTGGCCGCCAAAGCGGCTGGAATTGCATCCTTTGGCTTGACCTATGGATACAACTACGGTGAAGATATTGGGCTTTCTGGCCCAGACGC
- the rpe gene encoding ribulose-phosphate 3-epimerase yields the protein MRPYLIAPSILSADFARLGDDVKAVLDAGADVVHFDVMDNHYVPNLTIGPMVCKALRDYGITADIDVHLMVKPVDRIIPDFAKAGASIITFHPEASEHVDRTLQLIRDHGCKAGLVFNPATPLHYLDYVMDKLDVILLMSVNPGFGGQSFIPATLDKLKQVRERIDASGYDIRLEVDGGVKEDNIAEIAAAGADMFVAGSAIFGKPDYKAVVDRMRAELAKVAG from the coding sequence ATGCGTCCTTACCTGATTGCTCCTTCGATTTTGTCCGCCGATTTCGCCCGTTTGGGTGACGATGTCAAAGCTGTGCTCGATGCCGGTGCCGATGTGGTTCACTTCGACGTAATGGACAACCACTATGTGCCAAACCTGACCATTGGCCCCATGGTGTGTAAAGCGCTGCGTGACTATGGCATCACCGCCGATATCGATGTGCACCTGATGGTAAAGCCGGTCGACCGCATTATTCCGGATTTCGCCAAGGCGGGCGCGTCCATCATTACCTTCCACCCAGAAGCATCTGAGCACGTCGACCGCACTCTGCAGCTCATTCGTGATCATGGCTGTAAGGCCGGTTTGGTGTTTAACCCTGCCACGCCGCTGCATTACCTCGATTATGTGATGGATAAGCTGGATGTGATTTTGCTGATGTCGGTGAATCCTGGCTTTGGGGGCCAGTCTTTTATTCCGGCGACTCTCGATAAGCTGAAGCAGGTCCGTGAGCGTATCGATGCCAGTGGCTACGACATTCGCCTCGAAGTGGATGGCGGCGTGAAAGAAGACAACATCGCAGAAATCGCTGCGGCCGGTGCCGACATGTTTGTGGCTGGTAGTGCCATATTTGGCAAACCCGATTACAAGGCGGTTGTTGACCGTATGCGTGCCGAGCTGGCTAAGGTAGCCGGCTGA
- a CDS encoding DUF2970 domain-containing protein, which yields MTGFLKILSSTLAAFFGVQSEANRQQDFSGKSPIPYILMGLLLAACMVLGLIWVVNLVLS from the coding sequence ATGACCGGATTCCTGAAAATATTGAGTAGCACCCTGGCCGCTTTTTTTGGGGTTCAGTCTGAAGCCAATCGACAACAGGATTTCAGCGGCAAGTCACCCATACCCTACATTCTGATGGGCTTATTATTGGCAGCCTGTATGGTTTTGGGCCTTATCTGGGTAGTGAATCTGGTATTGAGTTGA
- a CDS encoding Dam family site-specific DNA-(adenine-N6)-methyltransferase, producing MTMKQRAFLKWAGGKFKLMDDLRRHLPEGKRLVEPFVGAGSVFLNTQYDAYLLCDINQDLIGLYKIVKAQPDEYIRAARALFCDEMNAKDAYYDIRSRFNKSKDPFSRAVYFLYLNRHGFNGLCRYNRKGEFNVPFGSYKKPYFPEQEIRAFSIKAQRAEFRCISYEQAFELATSGDVIYCDPPYAPLSTTASFTTYVGAGFTLDDQALLARHSRHIAVERGIPVLISNHDIPLTRGLYLGAKLETVKVQRNISQKGSGRNKVDELMALYDETFHLEALD from the coding sequence ATGACCATGAAACAAAGGGCCTTTCTTAAATGGGCCGGTGGTAAATTCAAGCTGATGGACGACCTGCGTCGCCATTTGCCTGAAGGAAAACGCCTGGTTGAACCCTTTGTTGGCGCAGGTTCGGTTTTTCTCAATACTCAATACGATGCCTATCTTCTGTGCGATATTAATCAGGATTTGATTGGGCTCTATAAGATAGTCAAGGCGCAGCCCGACGAGTATATTCGGGCCGCCAGGGCGCTCTTTTGTGATGAGATGAATGCCAAAGACGCCTATTACGATATTCGTAGTCGCTTCAATAAATCCAAAGATCCCTTTAGTCGTGCCGTCTATTTTCTGTATCTGAACCGTCATGGTTTCAATGGCTTATGCCGTTACAACCGCAAGGGTGAATTTAACGTTCCTTTTGGCTCTTACAAGAAGCCCTATTTTCCCGAGCAGGAAATCCGTGCCTTTTCTATTAAGGCGCAGCGAGCCGAGTTTCGCTGTATCAGCTACGAGCAGGCGTTTGAGCTTGCAACCAGCGGCGATGTGATTTATTGCGACCCGCCCTATGCGCCCTTGTCGACTACGGCAAGCTTTACCACCTATGTGGGAGCGGGCTTTACCTTGGACGATCAGGCGCTGCTGGCCCGTCACTCACGTCATATAGCTGTAGAGCGCGGCATACCCGTACTCATCAGTAATCACGACATCCCTCTGACCCGCGGTTTATACCTGGGCGCCAAACTGGAAACGGTTAAGGTGCAGCGAAATATCAGCCAAAAAGGCAGTGGGCGAAATAAAGTGGATGAACTGATGGCGCTCTATGATGAAACCTTCCATCTGGAAGCGCTGGATTGA
- a CDS encoding AAA family ATPase — MTFIPPSVLLPSQEALLLRMQHVACYSQQLVVIQGIEGAGKSTLLTALVSELEDYNSALVVCPMHADAAEIRRKILIQLLADPLFDDEEPLGNTLHRLSKRLTKPLHILVDDAHHLPLELWAECLLLTRQQCAGRPIAITLASTPEVARHIYGQLTALQRELMLPIDIAPLELGEREALYYTLISRTEAVPYVPRDIVKSQLEQQQGWPGEVVALLDRALRPEEQKRPDKKRLWRTVGAAMLTASVSLGIWYLIQSHPGDAPEAEPHEYRETGLLAPWGKIQLAGYFAARAAAREAAFDDMRLAAEKAQAAQEAQRLADEAALDEARRLAEVHTADTMHSDTAALKPGEAAEGEKAGINKPAATSPENESTQSPEPSVSEIATSQETDAATQASTNKQVLAGHDDSAFSAETWYQRSIQKLPVSGFTLQLATVSKRDSAATIFRRMASEPELRLVHYKDKLVILQGNYTSEVEANDQARLVMERYGGGKPWVRAWRDLTSYRPLDSASGGEISN, encoded by the coding sequence ATGACATTTATTCCTCCTTCAGTACTGCTTCCCTCCCAAGAGGCCCTGCTGCTTCGAATGCAGCATGTTGCTTGCTATAGCCAGCAATTGGTGGTTATTCAGGGTATTGAAGGCGCAGGTAAGTCCACCTTGCTAACGGCATTGGTGAGTGAACTCGAAGACTACAACTCGGCGCTGGTCGTGTGCCCCATGCATGCCGATGCCGCCGAAATCCGTCGCAAAATCCTCATCCAGTTACTCGCCGACCCCCTGTTTGATGACGAAGAGCCGCTGGGTAATACGCTTCACCGGTTATCAAAACGTCTAACCAAGCCTCTTCATATATTGGTGGATGATGCACATCATCTACCGCTGGAGCTTTGGGCAGAATGTCTGCTGCTGACCAGGCAGCAATGCGCCGGTCGTCCCATTGCCATTACATTAGCGTCAACACCTGAGGTTGCCAGGCATATATACGGTCAGTTAACCGCCTTACAACGCGAGTTGATGCTGCCAATTGACATTGCCCCACTCGAACTCGGTGAGCGTGAAGCGCTCTACTACACCCTGATAAGCCGAACCGAAGCCGTCCCTTATGTGCCCCGTGATATCGTTAAATCACAGCTGGAACAGCAACAGGGATGGCCGGGAGAGGTGGTTGCCCTGCTGGATAGAGCCTTGCGGCCTGAAGAGCAAAAGCGACCGGATAAAAAGCGTCTATGGCGCACGGTAGGTGCAGCCATGCTGACCGCCAGTGTCTCTTTGGGGATTTGGTATCTGATCCAGAGCCATCCAGGCGATGCACCTGAGGCCGAGCCCCATGAATATCGCGAAACCGGATTATTGGCCCCTTGGGGCAAGATACAGTTGGCCGGCTATTTTGCCGCAAGAGCAGCCGCAAGAGAGGCCGCATTTGATGACATGCGCCTGGCTGCGGAAAAAGCACAGGCCGCTCAAGAAGCGCAGCGGCTGGCCGATGAGGCCGCACTTGATGAAGCCAGACGTTTAGCCGAAGTGCACACTGCAGATACGATGCATTCTGATACCGCTGCCCTCAAGCCTGGCGAAGCGGCAGAGGGAGAGAAGGCTGGGATAAATAAGCCAGCGGCTACAAGTCCGGAGAACGAATCAACACAATCGCCCGAGCCCTCAGTTTCAGAGATTGCCACATCCCAGGAGACTGACGCGGCCACCCAAGCGTCAACAAATAAGCAAGTACTTGCCGGGCATGATGACTCGGCTTTTTCGGCCGAAACCTGGTACCAAAGGTCGATTCAGAAGTTGCCTGTCTCAGGCTTTACCTTACAACTGGCCACGGTCAGCAAGCGGGACTCTGCTGCTACCATATTTCGGCGTATGGCGTCCGAGCCTGAACTCAGATTGGTGCACTACAAAGACAAGCTGGTGATACTGCAAGGGAACTATACCAGTGAGGTGGAGGCAAACGACCAAGCCAGGCTGGTGATGGAGCGTTATGGCGGAGGCAAACCCTGGGTTCGCGCGTGGAGAGATTTAACCTCTTATCGACCACTCGATTCGGCATCCGGCGGTGAAATTTCAAATTAA
- the aroB gene encoding 3-dehydroquinate synthase has product MKQIQVDLANRSYPIHIGPNLFEDQALFAPVVSGKKVLVVSNETIAPLYLEKISATLSAHAAQVASVILPDGEQYKTLDYLNQIFDALLEGSFARDCVLVALGGGVIGDMTGFAAACYQRGVDFIQIPTTLLSQVDSSVGGKTAVNHPLGKNMIGAFYQPKLVVIDINCLKTLPAREFAAGMAEVIKYGIIRDSELFTWLEQNVSALKALDQDAIIHVIARCCEIKAEVVSEDETEQGVRALLNLGHTFGHAIEAEMGYGNWLHGEAVAAGMVLAAQTSVTLGLIDKSILCRITALIQAFDLPVQAPESMDFNSFIKHMRRDKKVLGGQLRLVLPLGIGVAEVSSQATDAELAEVIRRP; this is encoded by the coding sequence ATGAAGCAAATTCAGGTTGATTTGGCAAATCGAAGTTATCCGATCCACATTGGCCCGAATTTGTTTGAAGATCAGGCGCTCTTTGCGCCTGTGGTGAGTGGCAAAAAAGTACTCGTTGTCAGCAATGAAACGATTGCCCCCCTCTATCTCGAAAAGATCAGTGCCACCCTGTCCGCTCACGCGGCTCAGGTGGCGTCTGTGATCCTGCCTGACGGCGAGCAATACAAAACACTCGACTATCTCAATCAGATTTTTGACGCGTTGCTTGAGGGAAGTTTTGCCCGTGATTGTGTTCTGGTTGCACTCGGTGGTGGTGTGATTGGCGATATGACGGGGTTTGCTGCGGCCTGTTATCAACGTGGTGTTGATTTTATTCAAATTCCTACCACGCTGCTATCCCAGGTCGACTCCTCTGTTGGCGGCAAAACTGCTGTGAACCATCCTTTGGGTAAAAACATGATAGGTGCCTTCTATCAACCCAAATTGGTGGTAATTGATATTAATTGCCTGAAAACCCTGCCAGCCAGAGAGTTTGCCGCCGGTATGGCCGAGGTGATCAAGTACGGCATTATTCGTGACAGTGAACTCTTTACCTGGTTAGAGCAAAACGTTTCGGCGCTTAAAGCACTGGATCAGGATGCCATTATCCATGTTATTGCCCGCTGCTGTGAAATCAAAGCCGAGGTAGTATCAGAAGATGAAACAGAGCAGGGTGTTCGCGCTTTGCTCAATCTGGGACACACCTTTGGTCATGCCATTGAAGCCGAGATGGGCTATGGCAATTGGCTACACGGCGAAGCCGTTGCTGCTGGCATGGTCCTTGCTGCACAAACTTCGGTAACACTGGGGCTAATCGATAAGTCAATTCTTTGTCGAATTACGGCACTTATTCAGGCATTCGATTTGCCCGTCCAGGCTCCGGAGTCCATGGACTTTAATAGCTTTATTAAGCATATGCGGCGAGATAAAAAGGTATTGGGCGGCCAGCTCAGGTTGGTTTTGCCTTTGGGCATTGGCGTAGCTGAAGTCAGCAGCCAGGCCACTGATGCCGAGCTGGCAGAGGTCATTCGCCGCCCCTGA
- the aroK gene encoding shikimate kinase AroK: MAEKRNIFLVGPMGAGKSTIGRHLAQMLHLEFHDSDQEIESRTGADIAWVFDVEGEEGFRRREAQVIADLTEKQGIVLATGGGSVQSKDIRNYLSARGIVVYLETTIDKQVARTQRDKRRPLLQVDDPRSVLETLAESRNPLYEEIADVIVKTDDQSAKVVANQIIEQLGF; the protein is encoded by the coding sequence ATGGCTGAAAAACGAAATATTTTTCTGGTAGGCCCTATGGGCGCGGGCAAGAGCACCATAGGCCGTCATCTGGCTCAAATGCTGCACTTGGAATTCCATGACTCTGACCAAGAAATTGAAAGCCGCACAGGGGCTGATATTGCTTGGGTATTTGATGTTGAAGGTGAAGAAGGTTTCCGTCGCCGTGAGGCGCAGGTAATTGCCGACTTAACTGAAAAGCAGGGTATTGTGCTGGCAACCGGTGGTGGTTCAGTACAAAGCAAAGATATACGTAACTATCTGTCCGCAAGAGGGATTGTGGTATATCTCGAGACAACAATAGACAAGCAGGTTGCTCGTACCCAAAGAGACAAGCGTCGTCCGCTGTTGCAGGTCGATGATCCTCGCTCGGTGCTTGAGACACTGGCCGAGAGCCGTAATCCACTCTACGAAGAAATCGCTGATGTGATTGTCAAAACCGATGACCAAAGTGCCAAGGTTGTTGCCAATCAAATCATCGAACAGCTGGGATTCTGA
- a CDS encoding type IV pilus secretin PilQ translates to MESSAAFTTRTNKPGLAKALVGIALFFGVTTAAVAANRLVDVKYHSVIDSQLELELVFENPIAEPEINLNATPAQILLSFDDSISGLATNAMPVNRGGVTEVNTQQQDSDLVVGVNLSKVLPYQGAVVGNSYRLTVNDAVVSEATDTKSSSSAYVNNIKNIDFRRNGKGGGELIVQLSNTKVAANVEQIGAKLEVKFFNTDIPKDMLYVMDVQDFATPVKSFETFKEDLVTRIQVDIGGEYEYNYVQEASQFKLSMNKVVRQASVKQEKKYNGKTLSLNFQNISVRTVLQLIADYNNFNLVTSDSVQGDITLVLDDVPWDQALDLILKTKGLDKRIEGNILMVAPAEELAVRESMELRNQQEVQELAPLYSEYMQINYAKATDIAELLKSEGSSLLSDRGSVAVDERTNTLLVKDTAETLANVQRMIEVLDIPIRQVLIESRMVTVKDNVAEDLGIRWGITDQQGTKGTSGSLEGAESIAGGVIPAISDRLNVNLPAPTNAASIAFHVAKLADGTVLDMELSALEQENKGEIIASPRITTSNQKAAYIEQGVEIPYVQAASSGATTVTFKKAVLSLRVTPQITPDNRVILDLEITQDSQGETVDTPTGRAVAIDTQRIGTQVLVDNGETIVLGGIYQQNLISRVSKVPVLGDIPLVGFLFRNTSDKNERQELLIFVTPKIVTEKI, encoded by the coding sequence ATGGAATCTTCTGCCGCGTTCACAACACGCACCAACAAGCCGGGGTTGGCAAAAGCCTTGGTAGGTATTGCGTTGTTTTTCGGTGTAACCACAGCAGCCGTAGCGGCCAATCGGCTGGTCGATGTTAAATATCACTCGGTGATAGACAGCCAATTGGAACTCGAGTTGGTGTTTGAAAACCCCATTGCTGAGCCTGAGATCAATCTCAATGCGACACCGGCTCAAATACTGCTTTCATTTGATGACAGTATTTCCGGGCTGGCGACAAATGCCATGCCAGTTAACCGTGGTGGCGTCACTGAGGTCAATACTCAGCAACAAGACTCGGATTTAGTGGTAGGCGTGAATCTGTCCAAGGTTCTTCCTTACCAAGGTGCTGTGGTTGGCAACAGCTATCGACTAACGGTAAATGATGCAGTCGTTTCTGAGGCCACTGATACCAAATCGTCATCCAGTGCTTACGTTAACAACATAAAAAATATCGATTTTCGTCGTAACGGCAAAGGTGGCGGAGAGCTTATCGTTCAGCTGAGTAACACCAAGGTTGCGGCTAATGTTGAACAGATTGGTGCCAAGTTAGAGGTGAAGTTTTTTAACACAGACATACCCAAGGACATGTTGTATGTCATGGATGTGCAGGACTTTGCTACTCCGGTAAAGAGTTTTGAAACCTTTAAGGAAGACTTGGTTACCCGTATTCAGGTCGATATTGGCGGTGAGTACGAATACAACTACGTTCAGGAAGCCAGCCAGTTCAAACTGTCTATGAACAAGGTCGTACGGCAGGCATCTGTGAAGCAGGAAAAGAAATATAACGGCAAGACCTTGTCGCTTAATTTCCAAAACATTTCTGTGCGTACCGTGCTGCAGTTAATTGCCGACTACAACAACTTCAACCTTGTGACCAGTGACTCCGTCCAGGGTGACATTACCTTGGTGTTGGATGACGTTCCATGGGATCAGGCACTCGATTTAATTTTGAAAACCAAAGGGTTGGATAAGCGTATCGAAGGCAATATTCTGATGGTTGCGCCTGCAGAAGAGCTTGCAGTTCGTGAGAGTATGGAGCTGCGTAATCAACAGGAAGTGCAGGAACTGGCACCACTCTATTCTGAGTACATGCAAATCAACTACGCCAAAGCCACTGATATTGCTGAGTTGCTTAAGAGCGAAGGTTCAAGTCTGCTTAGCGATAGAGGCAGTGTTGCGGTAGATGAGCGCACCAACACCTTACTGGTTAAAGATACTGCTGAGACTCTGGCCAACGTGCAGCGTATGATCGAAGTGCTTGATATCCCAATTCGCCAGGTACTTATTGAATCCCGCATGGTAACTGTGAAGGATAACGTTGCGGAAGATCTGGGTATCCGCTGGGGTATTACCGATCAGCAAGGCACCAAGGGGACCTCGGGCTCACTCGAAGGTGCTGAAAGTATTGCTGGCGGTGTCATTCCGGCCATCAGCGACCGTTTGAATGTTAACCTGCCTGCGCCCACCAATGCCGCCAGTATTGCTTTCCACGTTGCAAAACTTGCCGATGGCACAGTATTGGATATGGAATTGAGTGCGTTGGAGCAGGAAAACAAGGGTGAAATTATTGCGAGCCCTCGCATTACCACTTCTAACCAAAAAGCAGCCTACATTGAGCAGGGTGTTGAAATTCCTTATGTTCAGGCGGCCTCAAGCGGTGCAACCACAGTAACCTTCAAGAAGGCTGTGCTGTCTTTGCGGGTGACCCCACAAATCACGCCTGATAATCGTGTGATTTTGGATTTGGAAATCACTCAGGATAGCCAGGGTGAAACCGTGGACACACCCACTGGCCGTGCCGTGGCAATCGATACTCAGCGTATTGGCACCCAGGTGCTGGTAGATAATGGCGAGACTATAGTACTGGGTGGTATTTACCAGCAAAATCTCATCAGCCGTGTCAGCAAGGTACCTGTGTTGGGCGATATTCCCCTGGTTGGATTCCTGTTCCGCAACACGTCAGATAAAAATGAACGGCAGGAACTGCTTATCTTTGTGACGCCCAAAATTGTGACAGAAAAAATCTGA
- a CDS encoding pilus assembly protein PilP: MKRVLPLATILLFLTGCIGDRSDLELFVTTTKAQHVAKIPPLKKPPVFEHFAYQAELLRSPFVPPSRELTEEAVDVSKDCTQPDLKRRKGRLETYALDNLKMRGTLTQDKRIWALVQTNDGNVFRLGVGDYLGLYHGRISKVTPQNVEVIELIPDGSGCWAERSSTLELAGE, from the coding sequence ATGAAACGAGTCTTGCCGTTAGCCACTATCTTACTGTTTTTGACTGGTTGTATTGGCGATCGTAGCGATTTGGAACTATTTGTTACTACAACCAAAGCTCAGCACGTTGCCAAGATTCCACCGCTGAAAAAGCCCCCCGTGTTTGAGCATTTTGCTTACCAGGCGGAGTTGCTCCGCAGCCCCTTCGTTCCTCCCTCGAGGGAGCTGACCGAAGAAGCAGTGGATGTTTCCAAAGATTGTACTCAACCCGATCTCAAGCGTCGTAAGGGAAGACTGGAAACCTATGCATTGGATAATCTGAAGATGCGGGGCACCTTGACCCAGGACAAGCGCATTTGGGCGTTGGTGCAAACCAATGATGGCAATGTATTCCGCTTGGGAGTGGGAGACTATCTGGGGCTTTACCACGGCCGTATTAGTAAAGTCACGCCACAAAACGTTGAAGTAATAGAATTAATTCCGGACGGTTCCGGCTGCTGGGCAGAGCGCTCCAGCACCCTGGAATTGGCCGGAGAATAA
- a CDS encoding type 4a pilus biogenesis protein PilO, with protein MKLDLSEFNDIDFENIGGWPAQVKVVFAILLAVIVGVASYFLFISDAIDGLKREQDKEVQLRQDFQKKYQLAANLKLYREQLKEMEAQFAELLKMLPSENEMDGLLDDVTFVATDSGLHIESLDWEGAVQRDFYIEFPIKMVVSGDYHQMGSMVSGVAKLPRIVSLHDFVIKHQDGDILTMDILAKTYRFKEGAELPPEKDAKKAKGGKK; from the coding sequence ATGAAGCTGGATCTGAGCGAATTCAACGACATTGACTTTGAGAACATTGGTGGCTGGCCAGCCCAGGTAAAGGTCGTATTTGCCATTCTCCTGGCCGTGATTGTGGGTGTTGCCAGTTATTTTCTGTTTATTTCAGATGCTATCGATGGCTTGAAGAGAGAGCAGGATAAGGAAGTGCAACTTAGGCAGGATTTCCAGAAAAAGTATCAACTGGCTGCCAACCTCAAGCTGTACAGAGAGCAGCTGAAGGAGATGGAAGCTCAGTTTGCCGAGCTGCTGAAAATGTTGCCGTCAGAAAATGAAATGGATGGCTTGCTTGATGATGTGACCTTTGTGGCCACCGACTCGGGACTCCATATAGAGAGTCTTGACTGGGAAGGCGCAGTCCAACGTGATTTTTATATCGAGTTTCCCATTAAAATGGTGGTGAGCGGCGATTATCATCAAATGGGCAGCATGGTCAGTGGGGTGGCTAAATTGCCCCGTATTGTCAGCTTGCATGACTTTGTGATTAAGCATCAGGATGGTGACATTCTGACCATGGACATTCTGGCCAAAACCTACCGCTTTAAAGAAGGGGCGGAATTGCCTCCAGAGAAAGACGCCAAGAAGGCTAAGGGAGGCAAGAAATGA
- a CDS encoding PilN domain-containing protein has product MANINLLPWREEAREKQKRDYIGALALVFLLSAFLVFACLQVIDMMTDEQKARNAFLTTEIQLLEKQIAEIKKITERKKDIERRTDIILNLQQARNLPTHVLDELVRVVPPGIYLSSIEKKGAMVWIEGRSESNNNVANMMRKMKTSAWLDDPVMQSIVSQNDELRKLQRFSLKVTVVDKAAQELEKAAASKQGAAK; this is encoded by the coding sequence ATGGCGAACATAAATCTGTTGCCCTGGCGTGAAGAGGCCAGGGAAAAACAAAAACGTGATTATATTGGCGCACTGGCACTCGTATTCCTGTTGTCGGCTTTCTTGGTCTTTGCTTGTTTACAGGTCATCGACATGATGACGGATGAACAAAAAGCGAGAAATGCGTTTCTGACCACTGAGATCCAGCTGCTCGAAAAGCAAATCGCCGAGATTAAGAAGATTACCGAACGCAAAAAAGATATCGAGCGTCGCACAGATATTATTTTGAATTTGCAGCAGGCAAGAAATCTTCCTACTCACGTACTCGATGAGCTGGTGCGTGTTGTGCCACCCGGCATCTATCTTTCAAGCATTGAAAAGAAAGGCGCTATGGTGTGGATTGAGGGACGCAGCGAGTCCAATAACAACGTTGCCAACATGATGCGTAAAATGAAGACCTCTGCTTGGCTCGATGACCCAGTGATGCAAAGTATTGTGTCGCAAAATGACGAGCTTCGAAAACTGCAGCGATTCAGTCTGAAAGTAACAGTCGTTGATAAAGCCGCCCAAGAGCTGGAAAAAGCGGCCGCCAGTAAACAAGGAGCGGCAAAATGA